AAGACTACACGAGTTGAGCTCTTACCCGTGAGTCTGTCTTTAGCGAatctcctgctgctctccatcCAAGGGAAGGTGAAGCTGGACGGGTTGCCCATACCGGGCATGTTGGACACGCTGGAAACGGAGGTCAGTCCTGGATGTGCTACGGGGGGTGGATGGAGCGCGGGGGGCGGGTGAGGCCTGTGCGCGGGCACTCGGATCACTCCGCCCGCGCCCCCCGAACTCACGTTCACGTTCATGTTCATGTTCACGTTCATGTTCATGTTTACGTTGTAGGAGCCCGGCAGGCCCGGAGCCATGGAGCACGCGGGGCTGTACACGCCGCCGTAGCCGCTCGAGTACACTCCTGAGGCGGACAGCGGGAAGTCCGTCTCTCCTCCGCGACTTGGGGCCATGCAGCTGCTCGGCTGCTCCGCGCCATTCAGGATCTGATCTATCCCGAAGCTAATGGGCTCATGCTGAGGGTGCGTCTGATTCACCTCTTCGATGCCTGTGTGCTCCATTGTCCGCATGCGGCTCTCTGTCCACGCAGCGCAAAcgcaaaacaacaaataaagccTGAGGGGGTCTTTCTTGCCTTCAGGTTAATCCTCGTTGTTTTATCAGACCACTGTCAGCAAATAGTTTTCCTCGCGAGCCTCAGAACGCGCGTGGCAGCCATTGGAAAGAATCTGGACTCGGAGTGAAGGGGGACTGGGACCCGACAACAATCACAGCAAATCCATCTCCACGAGCCTTTCAGCTAATTATCCACCACCTTCATGCATGTCGTCTCGCGTGCCTTTCAAAGCCTCCCTGGCgctggaaaacaaacaagagagcGGAGAACCAGCGATTCTCCAGCAGGGTTAAATCCGAGATGAGCGGCTAAATCAGCGGAACACGGCCCTGGAGCAGCACAGAACGGCGCATGGCGCACCTCAGCGCGGCCTCATCACCCAAAGTGAACTGCTGCCCGAGTGCGCGCGCAGTAATTGCGTAAAGCAGCAGTGTCCTACGCTGAAGTGATTTTCTGCAGGTGAGATTCGCTTCGTGCCCAAACTGTCCTGCGCGCGCGCTCATTGGCTCCCGCACTGCTCCGCGGCCCGCGCCCTTCTCTTAAAGGAGCCGCTACCGTGTATTTACCCCGGTGTGGCGACAGTTTAAACACGGTCTCTGTTCAGTAGCTGGTTGCAAGGAGGTTGAACTGGACATTTCTATTTCTCAGATATCTGTGTTAAAATGAATTAACTAACACATCTATTCACAGCCTGATGACTTACAGCTACACCTCACTGAACAGGACTGCAAAGGAACCGAAGGACATTGTCTGGAATCACTCTCCGGGTTTGTGTTTGGAAAATAAACCCAgtatataatttaaatttacaCAATACCAACAGCAACAATAATATCGACAATTAGATTTCATTAGGTTTAATATTCTGTGTTGGTTTGAGAGAGAAATTCTTGGAGATTTCACCTCCAGCCAGTTACTAGATCGATATTTTAGTTCCATTCCCCAGACACTTAACAAAATTGAAGACTGATAAGCCCACGCAGGTGTTGAGTTAATAatattgataaaataaataataataaaatatttgtgtttatatatatatatatatatttccactgCTTTCAACTGCTTTTTTTCTAAGCGAACaaacatcccagtaaacaattagccgttgattcaacgttgaaataacgtaatgactgccgtctaatcaacgttctcttaaggttgaaaatgaaagttgaaaagacgtccaaacacagacattaaaaagacgactattagacgtattttggacgttaATTGACGTTactaattggtcccgaaataaattacttgtataaaacgcgttttggacgtccactgacgttatcgattggtcaccacttaactaacttattaagatggattttggacgtccattgacgtttaaaatatgtccttgacggacagactacttttagacctattttgaacgtccagggacgttccttgtttactgggatgacATTTTCACATCCTGTAAAATATTATTCTCAATCCCTAAGTCTAAACCTTAACCCTAATTTTAACACTAGAGACATCCACCTGTATCTTAGCACTAACACCATATTAACTTTAAGCCTAACCATAAACCTATACGTTTCACGCGTTAATAGCCCATAAACATGGCACTTGCAAACGTGTGTTTCTCACGCGTTATGCACGATACCGAGCTACATCAGTGATGATAGAACACTGGCTTCAAATAAGCATGGTCTCtgaaaaaaaggagaaacacATACGCTACATATGATAAGTTTTGACAGTGGCGACGAAATGATTCTGAGGAAATCATTGGGATTATTCACCTTCAGTAAAATACGGGACCCCGTTTCCCCCGTGGCGCGCGACTGTGAGCTGAGATGGAAGTGAACGGTGCTGATGTATGCAGTGGCCTATGGGCTGTAAAGTGAAGGCTAAAGCTCGAGCGCAGCCTCCGTGGCCTTCAGTGATGCACGCGCTGATTGGCACAAATAATTTAACCTTTCTGCGCCTCAAGCCACGCGGAGGATCCTCCGCTTTCAattcaataaaaatgaaaaatgacgCATAATAAAAGCTCAACACGGGGGAAACGAATTTAATATATCATCGTTTTATTACGCACTTATTTCAGCTTTCGCGCGAATAAAAATATTTCTCCGGCGCACAAACTGGCTAGGGGGAAGCATAAAAATCAATTTTGTGAATTCTGGGCTGTATCAATAATAAGCGTTCCTGTGTGTCTCAATAGAAAGAGAACATACTGGACCATCAGAGAGACAGAATGGGGGACAACTGTGCCTCAACACTGTGCTATATTTTGCCTCTGCACACCAGGGCCcctgaataacacacacacacacgtgtgtacgtgtgtgtgtgtgttctatttAAATGAGATAACCACATGTACATATTGCCGTATACGCACGGCTCTTGAATTTGGCTGAATCTCCATCTGCTTCTGTTTACACACATTAAGAGCCTGCTTCACACACTGCTTGGTTTAGTTGTTTTTCACTGGAAACCATGATGTCTGATTGTCTAATCAGCGCGCGTGATGTTTACCAGAATCTGCTTTTGATGCTTGATATTCACCTATAGGCGCTTGCGTAACGGAACACCTAATTCCCATCTCAATTAGCCTATTATTATTAACAGTGTTTCAGCAGCCCCTTCCCTTCCCTTCCCTCCTGCTCGTTGTATTTTAACTCAATTATTATCCGACTAAATGAAATGCAGAATACAAGCTCGAGCTCCATTTGAatcactctgtctttctctctctctctctctctctctcgctctgttaTTGACTTGAATTCAATTTCAGCAGAACTGTGCACCACGTTCTGGAGATGTTTTCGACATCAGTGGATGCTAAATACAATCCATTTTTTCTCATGGAGCCAAATGGTATCGACTAATTCGTTTATGCTGCAATTATTTTGAACACTAAGGAGGGCTCCCATTATTGAAAGTGACAATTCGCGCCTACCTACCGTGTTTCATTTCATTAGGAGACGTGCTCCGAACAGTCTGCTCTAAAAATCTAACTAATTACTACGCTGTTTAGACAGGAAGTGGAGCGCTGCGCGAATCGGGATTGTTTGAGGTGTAGCGtggtgagagtggggacgttCATTTTTTTTGAATGTTAATGCACTATACTGCAAACCTACCTCTTTATGAAGCTCTCCGAACCCGCTTCTCTCTGCGTATTCACACACCCACTCGGAGTTTTTATGTCTTCAATAACCCACCCCCTTCCCTCTTAAAGTACCCTCTGAAATCTGGGCGTAAAGCCTGGGGCTGGGAGCCGCGCGCCCGCGGGTGCTGGAGAGCGAGTGATGGATGTGTCACTCCGGGCTCGAGGCTCGTCTGTGTAATAAAATGTGGGCAAAGCAGAGTCCCAGCTCCTTCACTGTCCGTTCCTCACACATCTGGGATCTAGagctgggattttttttttactcagagCGAATCACAAAGAGTAACGTCTAACGCCGCGGAAACACGGCAAATAGTGCGCCCTGCGCGGAGAGAATAACAGCAGCCTCAGAGATGGACACCTGCGCAGAGGACCCTCTAAGCACTAGTAGCAGTCCCTCAGCTTCAGCGCCGTCATTTATCTCACATTTCCACAAAGAAACTCATGCTGGTTTCAAACATAAACTGCGACTGGACAATACACATTTATGTTTCTTATGATTATAATTaactttattgttattattactgtaTCCACTCAGGAGAACTCTGTTAATAATACagttcacacattaacagcaccATTAACCTAACGGTAGCTCTGGATATCTCTTTAATGATAATATATCTGTTTGATTATTAgtaatattaatgttattattattattaatattagtagtagtagttgcaGTAGTAGAGCG
This region of Hoplias malabaricus isolate fHopMal1 chromosome 17, fHopMal1.hap1, whole genome shotgun sequence genomic DNA includes:
- the tlx2 gene encoding T-cell leukemia homeobox protein 2 isoform X3, whose protein sequence is MRTMEHTGIEEVNQTHPQHEPISFGIDQILNGAEQPSSCMAPSRGGETDFPLSASGVYSSGYGGVYSPACSMAPGLPGSYNVNMNMNVNMNMNVNVSSGGAGGVIRVPAHRPHPPPALHPPPVAHPGLTSVSSVSNMPGMGNPSSFTFPWMESSRRFAKDRLTAALSPFSVTRRIGHPYQNRTPPKRKKPRTSFSRVQICELEKRFHRQKYLASAERATLAKALKMTDAQVKTWFQNRRTKWRRQTAEEREAERQQANRLMLQLQQEAFQKTLSQPLQPDPLCLHNSSLYALQNLQPWAEDNKLPV
- the tlx2 gene encoding T-cell leukemia homeobox protein 2 isoform X2 → MRTMEHTGIEEVNQTHPQHEPISFGIDQILNGAEQPSSCMAPSRGGETDFPLSASGVYSSGYGGVYSPACSMAPGLPGSYNVNMNMNVNMNMNVNVSSGGAGGVIRVPAHRPHPPPALHPPPVAHPGLTSVSSVSNMPGMGNPSSFTFPWMESSRRFAKDRLTAALSPFSVTRRIGHPYQNRTPPKRKKPRTSFSRVQICELEKRFHRQKYLASAERATLAKALKMTDAQVKTWFQNRRTKWRRQTAEEREAERQQANRLMLQLQQEAFQKTLSQPLQPDPLCLHNSSLYLSNGGRDHVVPFQSGWK
- the tlx2 gene encoding T-cell leukemia homeobox protein 2 isoform X1, which codes for MRTMEHTGIEEVNQTHPQHEPISFGIDQILNGAEQPSSCMAPSRGGETDFPLSASGVYSSGYGGVYSPACSMAPGLPGSYNVNMNMNVNMNMNVNVSSGGAGGVIRVPAHRPHPPPALHPPPVAHPGLTSVSSVSNMPGMGNPSSFTFPWMESSRRFAKDRLTAALSPFSVTRRIGHPYQNRTPPKRKKPRTSFSRVQICELEKRFHRQKYLASAERATLAKALKMTDAQVKTWFQNRRTKWRRQTAEEREAERQQANRLMLQLQQEAFQKTLSQPLQPDPLCLHNSSLYALQNLQPWAEDNKVTSVTSVASVV